The window AAGTAAATATCTATATAAGAAAGATCGAGATAGTTAATGAAATTGGGGATTTGAAAAAAATCCAGGAAGAAACATTAAAGACAAATATTAAAATTCTCCTTGAAAATACAAATATCTTCAAATCTGTTAACTATTATTCTGAATTTCCAGTTCCCAGCAATTCGATTCTTTTAGATTTTAAATTTCTAAAATATGAAAATACATTAAAACTAGACCCACTATATATTCCACTTTCAATTGCCACTTTAACTTTATATATCTGGCTTGGAGGTTCTATTGTAAATTTCGATTCAAAAATACAGTTAGAAGTTAATTCTTTTGATAATAATAGAAAATTAATTAAATCCCAAGTATTTGAAGAGGATAATTTCATAAGAGAATATATATACGATCCATGGAGATCTCGACGAATAATCCCAGAGAAAAAAACAAAATTCATTTTGAATTCAGTAATTCAGGTCACTAATTCATGAATTTTATATCAATCATCGCCTTATTGTTTTTTATAACAAATTGTTCAACTATCAGCTATGAAAATAGTCCTAAATTATCCAACAATTTAAATAAATCCACAGTTTCGATTCATATAGGATATTTGTATTACATGGATGGAGAACTATTTGACCATCCTATACAAATTTCTGACGGAATTATTGATGTCCGAAATGACTTTCAACTTATTATGGAAAATCTAAAGTATAACAATAAACTCTCGTACGTAGAAATCGACTCATCTAAATCTCAAAATGAACTAGAAATAAATGTAATTTTCAAAAATAAAATGAATTTTCTTCAAGGTATTTTAAGCGGACTAACTTTAACTTTGATACCTTCTTATTATGATACCGATTTAGAAATTCAAGCTATTCTTTATAATCGAAATTCTGGTAAAAAGTCGAAAAAAGCGATCACCAATGGAAAAATGAGAACATATGTAGGTATTTTTCCTTTGTTTTCCAGAATTTTTTCAGATTCATCGAAAAACAGAGAAATTTTGATTAAAAATCTTTTAGATAACTTATTATCTGATTTAGAAATTTAAAAACGTCGTATAACAGCGACTTACCGCTACGCTTCGGGACAAGCCCTCGCTCGGGCTACGCCAAATTGTCCTTCTGTCACTCGCCTTGCTTACGCAAGCTACGTGCCAGTCCCTACCGTCCCGTTCCGGGACTCAGGGTCGGACAACTTCGGTAAGTCTATTCGTTATGCGAAATTGCTGCAAAACATTAGTTTAAACAAAAAATCAAAACTTTTCTGAAAATCCAAAGGAACCAAAGGGAAAAATAGTTTGATTTCTGATTTCCTACAGGATACTTTAAAATGTAGCAATCATGAAATCACTAAGTTTCCAAGTTCCTGATCAAATAGACCTAAATGAATATGATTTTAAAATGGCTATGGCTGTTAAATTATATGAAACAGGTAAAATTTCTATCGGACAAGCGGCAGATATTGTTAATCTGTCGAAATCTTCGTTAATCGATGTCATGAAAAACTATGGGTCTTCTATTTTATTTGGATACTCTGCCGATGATCTTAAAAATGATCTAGAGAATGCCTGACGTTATCTCTAATACAAGTTGCTTAATTCTTCTTTCAAAAATCCAACAATTTGGTATTTTAAAAAGTTTATACAATTCTGTGATCATTACTGACACAGTAAAAACTGAATTCGGTGAGAATATACCTGACTTTATAAAAATCAAAAATCCTAATCAAGAATTCTCAGTTAAATCTCTTGAACAAATTTTAGATAGCGGGGAAGCGTCCACTATTGCTTTGGCACTAGAATCAAAAAACTCTCTTGTTATATTGGATGATTTGAAGGCTAGAAAAATTGCAAAAAATCTTGGTTTAAAAATAACTGGAACGCTAGGAATTTTAGCAAAAGCGAAA of the Leptospira biflexa serovar Patoc strain 'Patoc 1 (Paris)' genome contains:
- a CDS encoding UPF0175 family protein, yielding MKSLSFQVPDQIDLNEYDFKMAMAVKLYETGKISIGQAADIVNLSKSSLIDVMKNYGSSILFGYSADDLKNDLENA
- a CDS encoding DUF3368 domain-containing protein, whose protein sequence is MPDVISNTSCLILLSKIQQFGILKSLYNSVIITDTVKTEFGENIPDFIKIKNPNQEFSVKSLEQILDSGEASTIALALESKNSLVILDDLKARKIAKNLGLKITGTLGILAKAKKLGIIEDLEKQINELQKKGIWISESVINEILKIDKSNH